One region of Bradyrhizobium betae genomic DNA includes:
- a CDS encoding glutathione peroxidase, translating into MMNRRTMLAALLATTASATRALADGGMSRIPAYAFSFPALSGDDIRLAAFTGKPLLVVNTASLCGYTPQYAGLQEIWSQFRERGLTVIGVPSNDFGGQEPGGTSEITETAHHQYGVTFPIAAKAVVVGAKAHPFYKWAAEARPRDVPRWNFHKYLIGRDGYIAEVFPSTVEPADTRVKTAIARALAAS; encoded by the coding sequence ATGATGAACCGCAGGACAATGCTCGCCGCGCTTCTCGCGACGACCGCATCCGCGACACGTGCGCTGGCCGACGGCGGCATGAGCCGGATCCCGGCCTACGCCTTCTCGTTCCCGGCACTATCGGGCGACGACATCCGCCTTGCCGCTTTCACAGGCAAACCGCTGCTGGTGGTCAACACCGCATCGCTCTGCGGCTACACCCCGCAATATGCCGGCCTGCAGGAAATCTGGAGCCAGTTTCGCGAGCGCGGGCTCACCGTGATCGGCGTGCCGTCCAACGATTTCGGCGGACAGGAGCCCGGCGGCACCAGCGAGATCACGGAGACCGCGCACCACCAATACGGCGTTACCTTCCCGATTGCGGCCAAGGCCGTGGTGGTCGGTGCCAAGGCGCACCCGTTCTACAAATGGGCCGCCGAGGCACGGCCCCGGGACGTTCCGCGCTGGAACTTCCACAAATACCTGATCGGCCGGGACGGCTATATCGCCGAGGTGTTTCCGTCCACGGTCGAACCGGCGGACACGCGGGTCAAGACCGCGATCGCCAGGGCGCTCGCCGCCAGTTGA